In the genome of Nocardia terpenica, one region contains:
- a CDS encoding MmgE/PrpD family protein — MSAVRGLIDEVADFAEHVVKHGLPRTRRDPAARAVLDTVGVMILGSAQPIRDTVLAVTRQWGASPDCTVIGQRDRMPSASAAFVNGTLAHCMDYDDTHLPSVLHPSACVVPTVLAVAEATGADGPRLLDALAVGTEVCIRLGMAGYDAEQRNSIFFDRGQHATSICGAVGSAVAAAMVLAGDAATIAAAASIAASMASGLIEANRTGGTVKRIQTGWAAHCGVTAAQLAVAGLTGPPTVLEGRFGFFQAFCGDRARPERVTDGLGEHWHSDRMHVKPYPCNHFTHTGIDAALELRRRGVRPDEVRAIELGVPEPVLRTIAEPAAAKAAPATGYAAAFSGPYTVAAALLGGGGLGLYVEDFTDAAAHRAEVVALAGKVTCHADPECTAIFPDQFPARVTVRLADGRTERVARDTNRGGPHRPLTDAELDRKFTLNAATRYDAATAAAIAREIRGLIEAPDARPTMQLLSTHHSGGNS; from the coding sequence ATGAGCGCGGTGCGGGGGCTCATCGACGAGGTGGCCGACTTCGCCGAACACGTGGTGAAGCACGGACTGCCGCGCACCCGGCGCGATCCGGCCGCCCGCGCGGTGCTGGACACCGTCGGCGTGATGATTCTCGGCTCGGCACAACCGATTCGGGACACCGTCCTCGCCGTCACCCGCCAGTGGGGCGCCTCCCCGGACTGCACCGTGATCGGGCAGCGCGACCGGATGCCCAGCGCGTCGGCCGCATTCGTCAACGGCACGCTCGCGCACTGCATGGACTACGACGACACCCACCTGCCCTCGGTGCTGCACCCCAGCGCCTGCGTGGTGCCCACCGTGCTGGCCGTGGCCGAGGCCACCGGCGCCGACGGCCCCCGCCTGCTGGACGCCCTCGCGGTCGGCACCGAGGTGTGCATCCGGCTCGGCATGGCCGGATACGATGCGGAACAACGCAATTCGATCTTCTTCGACCGCGGCCAGCACGCGACCAGCATCTGCGGGGCCGTCGGCTCGGCGGTGGCGGCGGCCATGGTGCTGGCGGGCGATGCCGCCACCATCGCGGCCGCGGCGAGCATCGCGGCCAGCATGGCCAGCGGCCTGATCGAGGCGAACCGCACCGGCGGCACGGTCAAGCGCATCCAGACCGGCTGGGCCGCGCACTGCGGCGTCACCGCGGCCCAACTCGCGGTCGCCGGGCTCACCGGGCCGCCGACCGTGCTGGAGGGACGCTTCGGCTTCTTCCAGGCATTCTGCGGCGACCGGGCGCGCCCGGAGCGGGTCACCGACGGGCTCGGCGAGCACTGGCACAGCGACCGCATGCACGTGAAACCCTATCCGTGCAACCACTTCACACACACCGGCATCGACGCCGCCCTCGAGCTGCGCCGCCGCGGCGTGCGCCCCGACGAAGTTCGCGCCATCGAACTCGGGGTGCCGGAACCGGTGCTGCGCACCATCGCCGAACCGGCGGCCGCCAAGGCCGCGCCCGCCACCGGATACGCGGCCGCATTCTCCGGCCCGTACACCGTCGCCGCCGCCCTGCTCGGCGGCGGCGGATTGGGCCTGTACGTCGAGGATTTCACCGATGCCGCGGCGCACCGCGCCGAGGTCGTCGCGCTGGCGGGCAAGGTCACCTGCCACGCGGACCCCGAGTGCACCGCCATCTTCCCCGACCAGTTCCCGGCGCGGGTGACGGTGCGCCTCGCCGACGGCCGCACCGAACGGGTCGCCCGCGACACCAATCGCGGTGGGCCGCACCGGCCGCTGACCGATGCCGAGCTGGACCGCAAGTTCACGCTCAACGCCGCGACCCGCTACGACGCCGCGACCGCCGCGGCCATCGCCCGCGAGATCCGCGGGCTGATCGAGGCGCCCGACGCGCGGCCGACCATGCAACTGCTCAGCACCCATCACTCCGGAGGGAATTCATGA
- a CDS encoding cyclase family protein: MTEISHRIADPLLAAVAAGVQTIDLAQPLANGMPCSPNHPGFRMVLARRHGDMVREDGGSAASEMIMTGGHVGTHIDALAHVSQDGFLYDGVDCMAAQTGGAFSVHGVDTIAPRICHGILLDIAKLHGVQHLPGGHGITAEELAEAAERAGVRPQPGGVCLVNTGWGTLWTQPQRYLGFESGVPGVTPDAARWLARHEVAAAGADTSAFEQVHPGRGHATLPVHRILLVDNGIHIMEHLRLTDLADRGIAEFAFVLAPLNIVGATGSPIRPLAIVSSGR; the protein is encoded by the coding sequence GTGACCGAGATTTCGCACCGGATCGCCGACCCGCTGCTGGCCGCGGTCGCCGCGGGCGTGCAGACCATCGACCTGGCCCAGCCGCTGGCGAACGGAATGCCCTGCTCCCCCAACCATCCCGGCTTCCGGATGGTGCTCGCGCGCCGCCACGGCGACATGGTCCGCGAGGACGGCGGCTCCGCGGCCAGCGAGATGATCATGACCGGCGGCCACGTCGGCACGCACATCGACGCCCTCGCCCACGTGTCGCAGGACGGCTTCCTCTACGACGGCGTGGACTGCATGGCCGCCCAGACCGGCGGCGCGTTCAGCGTGCACGGCGTGGACACCATCGCGCCGCGGATCTGCCACGGCATCCTGCTGGACATCGCGAAACTGCATGGCGTACAGCATCTTCCGGGCGGTCACGGCATTACCGCCGAGGAGCTGGCCGAGGCGGCGGAGCGGGCCGGGGTGCGGCCGCAGCCCGGCGGGGTGTGCCTGGTCAACACCGGCTGGGGCACGCTGTGGACGCAGCCGCAGCGCTATCTGGGCTTCGAATCCGGCGTCCCCGGGGTCACCCCCGATGCCGCGCGGTGGCTGGCCCGGCACGAGGTCGCGGCGGCGGGCGCGGACACCTCGGCCTTCGAGCAGGTGCATCCGGGCCGCGGCCACGCCACCCTGCCCGTACATCGAATCCTGCTCGTGGACAACGGTATTCACATCATGGAGCACCTGCGGCTCACCGACCTCGCCGACCGCGGCATCGCCGAATTCGCGTTCGTCCTGGCCCCGCTGAACATCGTCGGCGCCACCGGCTCGCCGATCCGCCCGCTCGCCATCGTGAGCAGCGGCCGATGA
- a CDS encoding HpcH/HpaI aldolase/citrate lyase family protein → MSGSQLDYPVYRSCLYVPGHHVDRITRAYESESDAVILDLEDGVPVRHKVEAREIVADITSRPTPKPTFVRLNSMHSTLCEQDVLAVAGVGLTGVRLAKAEQPSEIRHVAKLLRQRNSEAVIHVLIETASGLENAYRLAIAAPSVRMLGLGESDLRADLHSDMEGATMDAARTRAIIASRAAGLPNPLQSVFPDPRNLEGLELTSVHGKALGFIGRMAIHPSQLPIIHRVFTPQPHEIEEAMEICAVAALAEDTNQSIVMDGNGKMVGPPAIANARQTLRLASALDLVGNVQP, encoded by the coding sequence ATGAGCGGCTCTCAGCTGGATTATCCGGTCTACCGGAGTTGCCTGTACGTCCCCGGCCATCACGTGGACCGGATCACGCGGGCGTACGAGTCCGAATCGGACGCGGTGATCCTCGATCTCGAGGACGGCGTCCCGGTCCGGCACAAGGTCGAGGCCCGCGAGATCGTCGCCGACATCACCTCGCGGCCCACCCCCAAACCGACCTTCGTGCGCCTGAATTCGATGCACTCCACGCTGTGCGAACAAGACGTGCTCGCCGTCGCGGGCGTCGGCCTCACCGGGGTGCGGCTGGCGAAGGCCGAGCAGCCCAGCGAGATTCGGCACGTGGCCAAGCTGCTGCGGCAGCGCAACAGCGAGGCCGTCATCCACGTGCTCATCGAGACGGCCAGCGGGCTGGAGAACGCCTACCGGCTCGCCATCGCCGCGCCGTCGGTGCGCATGCTGGGCCTGGGCGAATCGGATCTGCGCGCCGACCTGCACTCCGATATGGAGGGCGCCACCATGGACGCCGCCCGCACCCGGGCGATCATCGCGTCCCGGGCCGCCGGACTGCCGAATCCGCTGCAAAGCGTGTTCCCCGATCCGCGGAATCTGGAGGGCCTCGAGCTGACCAGCGTGCACGGCAAGGCGCTCGGCTTCATCGGCCGCATGGCCATCCACCCGTCGCAGCTGCCGATCATCCACCGCGTCTTCACCCCGCAACCGCACGAGATCGAGGAGGCGATGGAGATCTGCGCGGTGGCCGCGCTCGCCGAGGACACCAATCAGTCGATCGTGATGGACGGCAACGGCAAGATGGTCGGCCCGCCCGCCATCGCCAACGCGCGCCAGACGCTGCGGCTGGCCAGCGCCCTGGACCTGGTCGGGAACGTGCAGCCGTGA
- a CDS encoding CaiB/BaiF CoA transferase family protein, which translates to MDEQDWAAAETELPLAGLTVIDASTLLAGPFAARMLADYGADVIKIEHPSGDPLRRFGQVRDGQSLWWKVFNRNKKSVALNLSDPEDAARFLELAATADAVIENFRPGTLERWGLGPDVLAETNPRLILTRVTAFGQDGPYHRRPGFGTLAEAMSGLAAMSGEPDGEPLLPSFPLGDAIAGLHAACATLIALRARDRLGRGQTADVAITETLISSLGAQLSEYDHFGVKPARLGNRSNNNAPRGVYRCADDRWVAISAPSRAVAERVMRLAGRPELCEEPWFADGSGRAAHRDLIDEAVGRWIAARERPDVLAEFDRVEAAAAPIYEVDDITADPQFRARSLLVSVPDADLGTVTMPTVPFRLSQTPGSIRWAGPHLGAHTEELLSRPLKEEAGR; encoded by the coding sequence TTGGACGAACAAGATTGGGCCGCAGCGGAAACGGAACTCCCCCTGGCGGGCCTGACCGTCATCGATGCGTCCACCCTGCTCGCCGGGCCCTTCGCCGCCCGCATGCTCGCCGACTACGGCGCCGACGTGATCAAGATCGAGCATCCGTCCGGCGACCCGCTGCGCCGGTTCGGCCAGGTGCGCGACGGTCAGTCGCTGTGGTGGAAGGTGTTCAACCGCAACAAGAAAAGCGTCGCGCTCAACCTCTCCGACCCCGAGGACGCCGCGCGCTTCCTGGAACTGGCCGCCACCGCGGACGCCGTCATCGAGAACTTCCGGCCCGGCACCCTGGAGCGCTGGGGCCTGGGCCCCGACGTGCTCGCCGAGACCAACCCCCGGCTGATCCTCACCCGCGTCACGGCATTCGGCCAGGACGGCCCCTACCACCGCCGACCCGGTTTCGGCACGCTCGCCGAGGCGATGAGCGGCCTGGCCGCCATGTCCGGTGAGCCCGACGGCGAACCGCTGCTGCCCTCGTTCCCGCTCGGCGACGCCATCGCCGGTCTGCACGCCGCCTGCGCGACCCTCATCGCGCTGCGCGCCCGAGACCGGCTGGGCCGCGGGCAGACCGCCGACGTCGCCATCACCGAGACGCTGATCAGCTCGCTCGGCGCGCAGCTGTCGGAGTACGACCACTTCGGCGTGAAGCCCGCCCGGCTGGGCAACCGATCCAACAACAACGCCCCCCGCGGCGTGTACCGCTGCGCCGACGACCGGTGGGTGGCGATCTCGGCGCCGTCGCGGGCGGTCGCCGAGCGGGTCATGCGCCTGGCGGGGCGGCCCGAACTGTGCGAGGAGCCGTGGTTCGCCGACGGTTCCGGCCGCGCCGCGCACCGCGACCTCATCGACGAGGCCGTCGGCCGCTGGATCGCCGCGCGCGAAAGGCCGGACGTGCTGGCCGAATTCGATCGGGTCGAGGCCGCGGCCGCACCCATCTACGAGGTCGACGACATCACCGCCGACCCCCAGTTCCGGGCGCGGTCGCTGCTGGTGTCGGTGCCCGACGCCGACCTGGGCACGGTGACCATGCCGACGGTCCCGTTCCGCCTGTCGCAGACGCCCGGGAGCATCCGGTGGGCCGGGCCCCACCTGGGTGCGCACACCGAGGAGCTACTGTCCCGCCCGCTGAAGGAGGAGGCCGGCAGATGA
- a CDS encoding carboxylesterase family protein — protein sequence MSDLVVETSSGQVHGCLDRDVPNWRGVPYGRIEARFRPAVAVAPVERVDASVWGPVGWQVPMYAGMPPRFVHPDAVENEQCLNLNIWSPGVDGKPRPVLVWLHFGGHVYGSGSTPSMDAWVYAAHHDAVIVTANYRLGPWGWLYLGELDPEYADGANLPVQDQILLLEWIRQNIAQFGGDPGNVTLFGSSSGGSDVGTLLGVPAAQGLFHKAAIYSGTAETPVSRAEAVRRAERFMAGAGKLAGSVRELSEVANVGLRYIHGKQLEKDGRVPYHPFVDGRVLPREPLAAVADGLIREVPLLMSVTAAEAQFYEIISPDTIDRMYAARSGPDPDADRDTKIEFLSDVMFWQPTERLLSAARAAGGRGWWQVFDYVPSNSPNGHRPEFRGRPMHGADVPTLFVDPDDAELTDIDRAVGAEEQRALMGLARDGRAHWREWSPENAAPYRVGP from the coding sequence ATGAGTGACCTGGTGGTGGAGACGTCGTCCGGGCAGGTACACGGCTGTCTCGACCGCGACGTGCCGAACTGGCGCGGCGTGCCGTACGGGCGGATCGAGGCGCGGTTCCGGCCTGCCGTCGCGGTGGCGCCGGTCGAGCGGGTGGACGCGAGCGTGTGGGGGCCGGTGGGCTGGCAGGTGCCGATGTACGCGGGGATGCCGCCGCGGTTCGTGCACCCCGACGCCGTCGAGAACGAGCAGTGCCTGAACCTGAACATCTGGTCGCCCGGCGTCGACGGCAAGCCCCGGCCGGTGCTGGTGTGGCTGCACTTCGGCGGCCACGTGTACGGCAGCGGCAGCACGCCGTCCATGGACGCCTGGGTGTATGCCGCCCACCACGACGCGGTCATCGTGACCGCGAACTATCGGCTCGGGCCGTGGGGCTGGCTGTATCTGGGCGAGCTCGATCCGGAGTACGCCGACGGCGCGAATCTTCCCGTGCAGGACCAGATTCTGCTGCTGGAGTGGATCCGCCAGAATATCGCTCAGTTCGGCGGGGACCCGGGCAATGTGACGCTGTTCGGCTCCTCCTCGGGCGGTTCGGATGTCGGCACGCTGCTGGGCGTCCCGGCCGCGCAGGGGTTGTTCCACAAGGCCGCCATCTACAGCGGCACCGCCGAGACGCCGGTGAGCCGCGCGGAGGCGGTGCGCCGGGCCGAGCGGTTCATGGCCGGGGCCGGGAAGCTGGCCGGTTCGGTGCGGGAGCTGTCCGAGGTGGCGAACGTGGGGCTGCGCTACATCCACGGCAAGCAGCTGGAGAAGGACGGCCGGGTGCCCTACCATCCGTTCGTCGACGGCCGGGTGCTGCCGCGCGAGCCGCTGGCCGCCGTCGCCGACGGGCTGATTCGCGAGGTGCCGCTGCTGATGTCGGTCACCGCGGCGGAGGCCCAGTTCTACGAGATCATTTCGCCGGACACGATCGACCGCATGTACGCGGCCCGGTCCGGCCCGGACCCCGACGCCGATCGCGACACCAAGATCGAGTTCCTGAGCGACGTCATGTTCTGGCAGCCCACCGAGCGCCTGCTCTCGGCCGCGCGCGCCGCGGGCGGGCGGGGCTGGTGGCAGGTATTCGACTACGTGCCCAGCAATTCGCCCAACGGCCACCGCCCGGAATTCCGCGGGCGGCCGATGCACGGGGCCGATGTGCCGACGCTCTTCGTGGACCCGGACGACGCCGAGTTGACGGATATCGATCGCGCGGTGGGGGCGGAGGAGCAGCGGGCGCTGATGGGGCTGGCGCGGGACGGGCGGGCGCATTGGCGGGAGTGGTCGCCGGAGAATGCTGCGCCTTATCGGGTTGGGCCTTAG